In Porites lutea chromosome 1, jaPorLute2.1, whole genome shotgun sequence, a single genomic region encodes these proteins:
- the LOC140953852 gene encoding uncharacterized protein: MLKGAYSEKFKIIQQERLDQLKEEHKESVKSKSDRVKELSKETNRRRKALEERKKEQQENEEKTREEVLAKRKQEQQEATQRFQKDTLQKKKLTQNTTDGSDKEPVAVRDGHYVVRGHVVEVRDGKQVAHATLQDTQLRQQQGGVELQSWRNEMLPKYEFPSRHKEHFNGVTNGGILYAMNSLGNEGKLYSSQPGFDPYGPPGNRLGLEAEGKMGGLTENGSVSDTLTVEEQERLRADAIAKGGPKLAFINDESQKEPPEGALPCIMGRDSPGGSVTSLDSLDEVLNKGQESGSISRAGIISKGSKDVSKFAGKRRVTFSDSIEFDDGVTGQLVTEEKQSTKVYTMLYARNVNNYYSMPPSTSSASTSAKSVASQKGTKNAAVTSMEQTLTEKNDTSAAFSAVKSVDREPSVVTVVHSDQPKAKPVAVVSHRLAKPKTTQFSLRQENVAKGIPSGQETYSKDTDKPVDEANFVRGQSLNDSLEIIRDSLDEKESSSVARQDDEECSNESAVTWTIGRSSLRDSLERYVKSTAESTAEELTDEASCNDGRGNERDNGFAPNPSEENNRSLSPHLAGDTDSVAFVGSREETVKGFVARPLEGKGSGYLNSGYVAHPSPVTSLYQHYRPPVNSSPAPAVFTSPYAYQQNANTFSGVQSQGTLHQNFPYTFSTSAGVMGMSPARQEQVSLESTPIPYASQLAATEYRVVGREVVQSVESQNNYVLASSSSIGHAANRVNTDPTGATGVKTTGTSAVEVQTERSSAVTSRKKYSSSPSSTASTSSSGRRSPRSFIPRPPATKKSGRGRVYPGGHYRKQITARPRKAAVNSSPVAAGGGQGVKSKRVLTNNNGINQTEHGVGRRNSPSPRSGKGKSGRTQPKRSNSSESESPDHDGIIEGIKRNMEMMNMRARTTAAEEQHRRILDSLRLDFGDEKHDKSSPQAYPVHGAPYGENNGVAEKIVVKHDGTTRRVHHPRVGSAGSRSGRPSAGGTTRMDSGESSYKLSGSQGERPAGSNMRVDATNGEHYQPTGFRGSRPPSGPNTRLDSASAGYYHSVSSREGRPPVGKGVRMDLVNDDYHSGFDGYYRSGRPVGTEALAVQTVPEDGFEGIIQRPAPVLSQRQIYQEGRHDYPTSSVAHPITRQDREQPARARDVNLYGREASDLNRSISLEKTPTDDEINHLWAHVRSYLHSGSKKSVGSDSCVNRVDVRRSRTRSSSTQREFIQPTAPQQNTRGSQLSQPGQQFLGVPPQAGGSTLGGLRRYGSHEVLRRDSSSESLSIKRPPLLQHRASRNRRFQGQNGRPPLPRQNEHKPLPSQAGPSASVSTRVGGPQPLSPAEMQAVMMASEKEMLHRHQTEEFAEMPSYQQFQGVPSSRAGPSALSLEEQRLLQSLDRLNERLRAQEEMTKAISQKPKMKDTGLRKAQQSGRTAAGSRQTAQNGPAHSSNRSLLHTR; this comes from the exons AGCtcttgaagaaagaaaaaaagagcaacaagaaaatgaagaaaagacAAGAGAAGAGGTATTAGCTAAGAGAAAACAGGAACAGCAAGAGGCGACACAGCGATTCCAGAAGGACAccttacaaaagaaaaaacttacaCAAAACACTACAGATGGATCAGATAAAG agccaGTTGCTGTTCGAGATGGCCACTATGTAGTGAGAGGTCACGTGGTGGAAGTGAGAGATGGTAAGCAGGTGGCACATGCCACATTACAGGACACCCAACTTAGGCAACAGCAGGGTGGAGTAGAACTACAGTCTTGGAGAAATGAAATGCTACCAAAGTACGAATTTCCATCAAGACATAAGGAACATTTCAATGGTGTTACTAACGGTGGAATTTTGTATGCAATGAATAGTTTGGGAAACGAAGGAAAGCTATATTCTTCACAGCCAGGTTTTGACCCATATGGTCCACCTGGGAACCGACTGGGCCTTGAAGCAGAGGGGAAAATGGGTGGATTGACAGAGAATGGCTCTGTAAGCGATACGCTGACAGTAGAAGAGCAAGAGAGGTTGCGAGCAGATGCCATTGCAAAGGGTGGACCAAAGCTCGCGTTTATTAACGACGAGTCACAAAAGGAACCTCCTGAAGGAGCTTTACCATGTATCATGGGAAGGGACTCTCCTGGAGGGAGCGTCACTAGCTTAGATAGCCTTGATGAGGTTCTTAACAAAGGCCAAGAGTCAGGTTCCATTAGCAGGGCTGGAATCATATCAAAAGGAAGTAAAGATGTATCCAAGTTTGCTGGAAAGAGAAGGGTCACATTTTCTGACAGCATCGAGTTTGATGATGGCGTAACAGGGCAGCTTGTCACCGAGGAAAAGCAAAGTACAAAGGTTTATACAATGTTGTACGCTCGAAATGTTAATAACTATTATAGCATGCCGCCATCCACGAGTTCTGCTTCAACGTCAGCAAAATCCGTAGCAAGCCAGAAGGGAACTAAAAATGCTGCGGTGACATCAATGGAACAAACGCTGACGGAGAAAAATGATACCAGCGCAGCATTTAGTGCGGTGAAGTCTGTCGATAGGGAGCCATCAGTAGTGACTGTTGTACACAGTGATCAGCCAAAAGCTAAACCTGTTGCTGTTGTGAGTCATCGCCTAGCCAAACCTAAGACGACACAGTTTTCTTTAAGGCAGGAGAATGTTGCAAAAGGAATACCATCAGGGCAAGAGACTTACAGTAAAGACACGGACAAACCCGTGGATGAAGCTAATTTTGTTAGGGGTCAGTCGCTCAATGACAGCCTAGAGATCATCAGAGACAGCTTGGATGAGAAGGAGAGCTCTTCTGTGGCACGGCAAGACGACGAGGAATGTAGTAATGAGAGTGCGGTGACCTGGACTATAGGCAGATCATCATTGAGAGACTCTCTTGAAAGATACGTGAAAAGTACCGCGGAAAGCACTGCGGAAGAACTTACTGATGAAGCTTCATGTAATGATGGTCGAGGTAACGAGAGGGATAATGGCTTTGCTCCTAATCCATCAGAAGAGAACAATAGAAGTTTATCCCCTCATCTCGCCGGAGATACGGATAGCGTGGCTTTCGTTGGCTCCAGAGAGGAGACGGTGAAAGGTTTTGTTGCTAGACCTCTAGAGGGTAAGGGATCTGGTTATCTCAACTCAGGATACGTGGCACATCCATCTCCAGTCACATCTTTATACCAACATTATCGACCTCCAGTTAACTCCAGTCCAGCCCCTGCTGTGTTCACTTCTCCGTACGCTTATCAACAAAATGCAAATACATTCAGCGGTGTGCAGTCTCAGGGGACATTGCATCAGAACTTCCCCTATACTTTCTCCACCAGTGCTGGAGTAATGGGAATGAGTCCAGCAAGGCAAGAACAAGTGAGTTTGGAGAGCACACCCATTCCGTACGCTTCACAGCTTGCTGCAACAGAGTATCGTGTTGTGGGTAGAGAGGTCGTGCAGTCAGTCGAGTCCCAGAACAATTATGTCCTAGCCTCATCCTCTTCTATCGGGCATGCTGCAAATAGAGTTAACACTGACCCAACAGGTGCTACAGGAGTGAAAACAACAGGAACATCGGCTGTTGAAGTACAAACTGAAAGGAGTAGCGCTGTTACTTCTAGAAAAAAGTATTCATCGTCACCTTCATCAACTGCATCAACCTCCTCATCAGGACGTCGGTCTCCAAGGTCGTTCATTCCAAGACCTCCAGCCACGAAAAAATCTGGCAGAGGTCGCGTGTATCCAGGTGGTCACTACAGAAAACAAATCACTGCTCGTCCACGGAAGGCGGCAGTCAACAGCTCCCCTGTGGCAGCAGGTGGTGGACAAGGAGTGAAATCTAAAAGAGTGCTTACTAATAACAATGGCATTAACCAGACGGAACATGGTGTCGGAAGGCGCAACTCACCTTCACCAAGATCAGGTAAAGGCAAGAGTGGGAGGACTCAACCGAAGCGATCAAACAGCAGTGAAAGTGAGAGTCCTGATCATGATGGTATTATTGAAGGAATAAAGCGCAACATGGAGATGATGAACATGAGAGCAAGAACAACAGCGGCCGAGGAGCAACATCGGAGGATTTTGGATTCTCTGAGGTTGGACTTTGGTGACGAGAAGCACGACAAGTCGTCCCCGCAGGCATATCCTGTTCATGGAGCGCCTTACGGAGAGAATAACGGTGTGGCCGAGAAAATTGTTGTAAAACACGATGGCACCACTCGACGAGTCCACCATCCCCGTGTGGGTTCAGCTGGGTCTCGTTCAGGGAGACCCTCTGCAGGAGGAACTACCAGAATGGATTCTGGTGAAAGCAGCTATAAACTAAGTGGGTCTCAAGGGGAGAGACCTGCAGGCAGCAACATGAGAGTGGATGCTACTAATGGTGAACATTATCAACCAACAGGCTTCCGAGGTAGCAGACCTCCCTCTGGTCCTAACACCAGGCTCGATTCTGCCAGTGCGGGTTACTACCATTCAGTTTCATCGAGAGAAGGAAGACCTCCCGTGGGTAAAGGTGTCAGGATGGATTTGGTCAATGACGACTACCACTCCGGTTTCGATGGATATTATAGGAGTGGAAGACCAGTAGGAACTGAAGCACTAGCTGTGCAAACAGTTCCTGAAGATGGTTTCGAAGGAATAATTCAAAGACCTGCTCCAGTTTTAAGTCAACGGCAGATCTACCAGGAAGGGAGACACGATTACCCAACATCAAGTGTTGCTCATCCCATTACACGGCAAGACCGCGAACAGCCCGCACGGGCAAGAGACGTTAATTTGTATGGAAGGGAGGCCAGCGACCTTAATAGGTCTATATCTTTGGAGAAAACACCCACAGATGATGAAATTAACCATCTTTGGGCGCACGTTCGCTCTTACCTTCATAGCGGAAGTAAAAAATCTGTGGGTTCAGACTCGTGCGTTAACAGAGTTGACGTACGCCGTTCTAGGACGCGGTCTAGTTCGACGCAGCGGGAGTTTATTCAGCCCACTGCTCCGCAGCAAAACACACGAGGGAGCCAGCTAAGCCAGCCCGGGCAACAATTTCTTGGAGTGCCTCCCCAAGCTGGCGGTAGTACGCTTGGAGGACTGCGTCGATATGGCTCTCATGAGGTTCTCAGACGGGACAGCTCCTCAGAAAGTCTGTCAATTAAGAGGCCGCCATTGCTGCAGCACCGTGCTTCAAGAAACAGACGATTCCAGGGTCAAAATGGCAGACCGCCATTACCGAGACAGAACGAGCATAAACCGTTACCGAGTCAGGCTGGACCCAGTGCGTCAGTATCTACTAGAG TTGGAGGCCCACAGCCATTGTCGCCAGCTGAAATGCAAGCCGTGATGATGGCCTCTGAGAAAGAAATGCTTCACAGACATCAAACAGAGGAGTTTGCTGAGATGCCGTCTTATCAACAGTTCCAAGGTGTGCCGAGCAGCAGGGCAG GTCCCAGTGCTCTCTCACTGGAGGAGCAGAGGTTACTGCAGTCTTTGGATCGTTTGAACGAAAGGCTCAGAG